A window of Dissulfurirhabdus thermomarina contains these coding sequences:
- a CDS encoding 1,4-dihydroxy-6-naphthoate synthase, producing the protein MARERLRLGISPCPNDTFIFDALLHGRVASPFEWELTVADVEELNRLVLAGRLDVAKVSFHAFGLAVDDYVLLRSGSALGRGCGPLLLARAPMAPEAAAGGPIAVPGSLTTAALLLRLFLPGARRFEPMLFSRIPGAVAAGEVPAGVVIHESRFTYRELGLVCLQDLGAWWEAVTGRPIPLGGIVARRALGEERIRAVDRALAASVRHARKHPDASREFVAAHARELDPGVIRAHIGLYVTAFTEEIGAEGEAAVAELFRRAAAAGVFPDRGGGAGRNMVLSREPGRPGEATPDCTRR; encoded by the coding sequence GTGGCTAGGGAGCGGCTGCGCCTGGGGATCTCCCCTTGCCCCAACGACACCTTCATCTTCGACGCCCTGCTCCACGGGCGGGTGGCCTCGCCCTTCGAGTGGGAGCTCACGGTGGCCGACGTGGAGGAACTCAACCGGCTCGTCCTGGCGGGGCGGCTCGACGTGGCCAAGGTCTCCTTCCACGCCTTCGGCCTGGCGGTGGACGACTACGTGCTGCTCCGGTCGGGGAGCGCCCTGGGCCGGGGGTGCGGGCCGCTGCTGCTCGCCCGGGCGCCCATGGCGCCGGAGGCCGCGGCCGGCGGGCCCATCGCGGTCCCCGGCTCCCTGACCACGGCGGCCCTCCTCCTCCGGCTCTTCCTGCCCGGGGCCCGGCGGTTCGAGCCCATGCTCTTCTCCCGGATCCCCGGGGCCGTGGCCGCGGGCGAGGTGCCGGCCGGCGTGGTCATCCACGAGAGCCGTTTCACCTACCGGGAACTGGGCCTCGTCTGCCTCCAGGACCTCGGGGCCTGGTGGGAGGCGGTCACCGGTCGGCCCATCCCCCTCGGCGGGATCGTGGCCCGGCGGGCCCTCGGCGAGGAGCGGATCCGGGCGGTGGACCGGGCCCTGGCCGCCAGCGTCCGCCATGCCCGGAAACACCCCGACGCCTCCCGGGAGTTCGTGGCCGCCCATGCCCGGGAGCTGGACCCCGGGGTGATCCGGGCCCACATCGGGCTCTACGTGACGGCGTTCACCGAGGAGATCGGGGCGGAGGGGGAGGCGGCGGTGGCGGAACTCTTCCGCCGGGCCGCGGCCGCCGGGGTCTTCCCGGACCGGGGTGGCGGGGCGGGCCGAAACATGGTTTTGTCCAGGGAGCCGGGTCGCCCCGGCGAAGCCACACCCGATTGCACGCGGAGGTGA
- a CDS encoding MotA/TolQ/ExbB proton channel family protein translates to MSTPIAGNVWAMVLGSGPVVQLVLLVLVAFSVLCWTVIVVKFRLFRRVRGLNDAFEQRFRSGIPLARIHEAARQAAGAPLAVVFSQGYEALRRLHQEMPAVDAAERRRILLATLERALEKGIRGELGRLEQGVPFLATTGNTAPFIGLFGTVWGIMRSFHEIGLQGTASLATVAPGISEALVATAAGLAAAIPAVVAFNAFTNRLAFMEDRLYMLAKDFLNMVDRQLAVKGGGRPSGG, encoded by the coding sequence ATGTCGACTCCCATCGCCGGTAACGTCTGGGCCATGGTCCTCGGCTCCGGGCCCGTGGTGCAGCTGGTCCTCCTGGTGCTGGTGGCCTTCTCCGTCCTCTGCTGGACGGTGATCGTGGTGAAGTTCCGGCTCTTCCGGCGCGTCCGGGGCCTCAACGACGCCTTCGAGCAGCGGTTCCGCTCCGGGATCCCCCTGGCCCGGATCCACGAGGCCGCGCGGCAGGCCGCCGGGGCCCCCCTGGCGGTGGTCTTCTCCCAGGGCTACGAGGCCCTCCGCCGCCTCCACCAGGAGATGCCCGCCGTCGATGCCGCCGAGCGGCGCCGGATCCTGCTCGCCACCCTGGAGCGGGCCTTGGAGAAGGGGATCCGGGGCGAGCTCGGGCGCCTGGAGCAAGGCGTTCCGTTCCTCGCCACCACGGGGAACACCGCCCCCTTCATCGGGCTCTTCGGCACCGTCTGGGGGATCATGCGGAGCTTCCACGAGATCGGGCTCCAGGGAACGGCGAGCCTCGCCACCGTGGCGCCGGGCATCTCCGAGGCCCTGGTGGCCACGGCGGCGGGCCTGGCCGCGGCCATCCCCGCCGTGGTGGCCTTCAACGCCTTCACCAACCGCCTCGCCTTCATGGAAGACCGGCTCTACATGCTGGCCAAGGACTTCCTGAACATGGTGGACCGCCAGCTGGCCGTGAAGGGCGGCGGGCGGCCGTCCGGGGGCTAG
- a CDS encoding biopolymer transporter ExbD, whose protein sequence is MLSAGGGGRRGRRYMAEINVTPLVDVVLVLLIVFMVTAPMMTKGLEVDLPKVTARPLHQKTRPLVVTVRADGSVALDRIRVSLEELPGLLADRRARRRGAQVLLRADRRVPYGVVAEVVAAVRAAGIEDLGLVTEAAPPRTEGRREGR, encoded by the coding sequence GTGCTCTCCGCCGGGGGAGGCGGCCGCCGGGGCCGCCGGTACATGGCCGAGATCAACGTCACACCCCTCGTGGACGTGGTGCTGGTGCTGCTCATCGTCTTCATGGTGACCGCCCCCATGATGACCAAGGGCCTCGAGGTGGATCTGCCCAAGGTCACCGCCCGGCCCCTCCACCAGAAGACCCGCCCCCTGGTGGTCACGGTCCGCGCCGACGGCTCGGTGGCCCTCGACCGGATCCGGGTGTCGCTGGAGGAGCTCCCGGGGCTCCTGGCCGACCGGCGCGCCCGGCGGCGCGGGGCGCAGGTGCTTCTCCGGGCCGACAGGCGGGTGCCCTACGGGGTGGTGGCCGAGGTGGTGGCGGCGGTGCGCGCGGCGGGCATCGAGGACCTGGGGCTCGTCACGGAGGCCGCCCCGCCCCGCACGGAGGGGCGCCGGGAGGGCCGGTAG
- a CDS encoding TonB family protein, with protein MWDRQWQEGLAVALALHLLAAAAVQTAARWLARPRPLPPVYRVRLVPVEAIRPAAPPPRPAPAPRVPEAEKAVSLRPRPAPREDNATRLSREALARLEARLRALEEEKKREAAERRLERRLAELAAAARSGQGAPAAGTDRAGNGTAAGGGRLGTALEVVLQRYADEEVYPRVRRNWAVPVELSKERGLECVMVIRISAEGRVVKAWMEKSSGARFFDRAARLAVTAAGELPPLPAPLRPGPVEIGIRFGPEGVGR; from the coding sequence GTGTGGGACCGCCAGTGGCAGGAAGGCCTCGCCGTGGCCCTGGCCCTGCATCTCCTCGCGGCGGCGGCGGTCCAGACCGCGGCCCGCTGGCTGGCCCGGCCGCGGCCCCTGCCGCCGGTCTACCGGGTGCGCCTCGTCCCGGTGGAAGCGATCCGCCCCGCCGCCCCGCCGCCCCGGCCGGCACCGGCCCCCCGGGTGCCCGAGGCCGAGAAGGCGGTCTCGCTCCGGCCCCGGCCGGCGCCCCGGGAGGACAACGCCACGCGCCTTTCCCGGGAGGCCCTCGCCCGGCTCGAGGCCCGGCTCCGGGCGCTGGAGGAGGAGAAGAAACGGGAGGCGGCCGAGCGGCGGCTGGAGCGGCGGCTCGCCGAGCTGGCGGCGGCCGCCCGGAGCGGGCAGGGTGCGCCGGCCGCCGGAACGGACCGGGCCGGAAACGGGACGGCCGCCGGTGGCGGGCGGCTCGGGACGGCCCTCGAGGTGGTGCTCCAGCGCTACGCCGACGAGGAGGTCTACCCTCGGGTGCGGCGGAACTGGGCGGTTCCGGTGGAGCTTTCGAAGGAACGGGGGCTCGAGTGCGTGATGGTGATCCGGATCTCGGCCGAGGGCCGGGTGGTGAAGGCGTGGATGGAGAAATCCTCCGGGGCGCGGTTCTTCGACCGGGCCGCCCGGCTGGCGGTGACGGCGGCCGGGGAGCTGCCTCCGCTGCCCGCCCCGCTCCGGCCGGGGCCGGTGGAGATCGGAATCCGGTTCGGCCCGGAAGGCGTGGGGCGATAG
- the tolB gene encoding Tol-Pal system beta propeller repeat protein TolB — translation MKRFGRPGASLAAVLFFAVLWTGWGAPARARVYIDITSPYLKQIPIAVPYLLPESGSAEEAAAGRRLARILSDDLAFHGVFSVLDPAVYGGRPDADWSRFRVDYLVKGSVRVTGETLVAELRLFDQATGDFMDGRRYTGRTADLRTMAHRFCDVVLRAVTGEGGVSLSRIAAVITMNGAKEVYTADFDGYGLRRETFDRGITVSPRLSPDGRYLAYTSYRTGRPALYLKDLQTGKTRRLAAFDGLNIAPAWHPDGRRLAVTLSKDGSPDIYLMDLEGRVLRRLTWGPSINVSPTWAPDGRRLAFVSDRGGSPQVYVLDTASGEIRRLTYQGDYNTDPQWSPRGDRIAYVGRVEGTFQVFTIPAEGGDPVQLTTAGSNENPAWSPDGRQILFSSTRYGGRKALYVMFADGEFQRLLLTAGDGVAMPSWGPEAAPGGP, via the coding sequence ATGAAGCGTTTCGGGCGCCCCGGGGCGTCGCTGGCGGCCGTTTTGTTCTTCGCCGTCCTCTGGACGGGGTGGGGGGCGCCGGCCCGGGCTCGGGTCTACATCGACATCACCTCCCCCTACCTCAAGCAGATCCCCATCGCCGTCCCGTACCTCCTCCCCGAGTCGGGGTCGGCGGAGGAGGCGGCGGCCGGCCGGCGCCTGGCCCGCATCCTCTCCGACGACCTCGCCTTCCACGGCGTCTTCTCGGTGCTCGATCCCGCGGTCTACGGGGGACGGCCGGACGCGGACTGGAGCCGGTTCCGGGTGGACTACCTGGTCAAGGGAAGCGTGCGCGTGACCGGGGAGACCCTGGTGGCGGAGCTCCGGCTCTTCGATCAGGCCACCGGCGACTTCATGGACGGGCGCCGGTACACGGGGCGGACGGCGGATCTGCGGACCATGGCCCATCGCTTCTGCGACGTGGTGCTCCGGGCGGTGACCGGGGAGGGCGGGGTGAGCCTCTCCCGGATCGCAGCGGTGATCACCATGAACGGCGCCAAGGAGGTCTACACCGCCGACTTCGACGGCTACGGCCTCCGCCGGGAGACCTTCGACCGGGGCATCACCGTCTCGCCCCGCCTTTCGCCCGACGGGCGCTACCTCGCCTACACCTCCTACCGAACGGGGCGGCCGGCCCTCTACCTGAAGGACCTCCAGACCGGGAAGACCCGGCGCCTGGCCGCCTTCGACGGGCTCAACATCGCCCCGGCCTGGCACCCGGACGGGCGGCGGCTGGCCGTGACCCTCAGCAAGGACGGCTCCCCGGACATCTACCTCATGGACCTCGAGGGGCGGGTGCTCCGCCGGCTCACCTGGGGGCCGAGCATCAACGTCTCGCCCACCTGGGCCCCGGACGGGCGACGGCTCGCCTTCGTCTCGGACCGGGGCGGCTCCCCCCAGGTCTACGTCCTGGACACGGCCAGCGGCGAGATCCGCCGCCTTACCTACCAGGGCGACTACAACACCGATCCCCAGTGGTCGCCCCGGGGGGACCGGATCGCCTACGTCGGCCGGGTGGAGGGCACCTTCCAGGTCTTCACCATCCCGGCGGAGGGCGGCGACCCCGTCCAGCTCACCACGGCGGGCAGCAACGAGAACCCCGCCTGGTCGCCGGACGGCCGCCAGATCCTCTTCAGCTCCACCCGCTACGGCGGGAGAAAGGCCCTCTACGTGATGTTCGCGGACGGGGAGTTCCAGCGGCTGCTCCTCACGGCGGGCGACGGGGTCGCCATGCCGAGCTGGGGGCCGGAGGCGGCGCCCGGCGGCCCTTGA
- the ybgF gene encoding tol-pal system protein YbgF → MRRHVTMEGRGGGCRAAVAAAVLLAAAVLSGCATTDQVRMLERRIQGLAVENQAQDNRIAAMQGVLDAVAKDLQMESRKEIGSVRSRLADLSSRVDALQTEILKVGGRLEKAEYQAEKDRAADAAARQALADQVAVLSKRVEDLVKEVKLLQASAEAARKAEEARRRAAEAKVDLYQKARDLYVKGRYAEAEEVFRGYLTRHPRGKRVANAHFWIGECEYNLGRYEEAVLAYQKVIREFPQSNKVPDALLKQGYAFLKLKDVESARTVLTKLVAAYPKSPQAGYARKKLERIQGGAPAPKRGGG, encoded by the coding sequence ATGAGACGCCATGTGACGATGGAGGGAAGAGGGGGGGGCTGCCGGGCGGCCGTGGCGGCGGCGGTGCTCCTGGCGGCGGCGGTGCTCTCCGGGTGCGCCACCACCGACCAGGTCCGGATGCTCGAGCGGCGCATCCAGGGGCTGGCGGTGGAGAACCAGGCCCAGGACAACCGCATCGCCGCCATGCAGGGGGTCCTGGACGCCGTGGCAAAGGACCTCCAGATGGAGAGCCGGAAGGAGATCGGCTCGGTCCGCAGCCGCCTGGCCGATCTCTCGAGCCGGGTGGACGCGCTCCAGACCGAGATCCTGAAGGTCGGCGGGCGGCTCGAAAAGGCCGAGTACCAGGCGGAGAAGGACCGGGCCGCCGACGCCGCGGCCCGCCAGGCCCTGGCCGACCAGGTGGCGGTTCTCTCGAAGCGGGTGGAAGACCTCGTCAAGGAGGTGAAGCTGCTCCAGGCCTCCGCCGAGGCGGCCCGGAAGGCGGAGGAGGCCCGGCGCCGGGCCGCCGAGGCCAAGGTGGACCTCTACCAGAAGGCCCGCGACCTCTACGTCAAGGGGAGATACGCCGAGGCCGAGGAGGTCTTCCGCGGCTACCTCACCCGCCATCCCCGGGGGAAGCGGGTGGCCAACGCCCACTTCTGGATCGGGGAGTGCGAGTACAACCTCGGCCGCTACGAAGAGGCGGTCTTGGCCTACCAGAAGGTGATCCGCGAGTTTCCCCAGAGCAACAAGGTCCCGGACGCGCTCCTCAAGCAGGGCTACGCCTTCCTGAAGCTCAAGGACGTGGAGAGCGCCCGGACGGTGCTCACCAAGCTCGTCGCGGCCTATCCCAAGAGTCCCCAGGCCGGCTACGCGCGGAAGAAGCTCGAAAGGATCCAGGGCGGCGCCCCGGCCCCGAAGCGGGGAGGGGGATGA